In Deltaproteobacteria bacterium GWC2_55_46, a single window of DNA contains:
- a CDS encoding transaldolase has protein sequence MNPLLELKRLGQSIWYDNLRKTLVTSGELKRMSEEYAVTGVSYNPGAFEKAIIGTTEYDEEILRLMAVGLPDEGILKRLVTKVARLAADVMAAIYKDTRGLDGFVSVEADPGLSTDAASMIQEARRLFDAVERHNVMVKVPATREGLKALEALTFEGLCVNVTLLFSVERYEEAAWAYIRGLEKRLAEGMPIDNISSVASMFVSRVDSLFDRILEERISRSRSNDEKARLKGLLGRVAAANAKGAYMKFQEVYSSERFRRLKDAGARPQRLLWASIGTKNPRYPDTKYIEELVQGGTVSAMPIHTLLAFYDHGKARPTLTEDLDGALKVFSELEALGIDYQAATLRLEKEGVAAYSDSYMAILRAIAEKREAIGMKKAAPVRYSLNGFESAVGEALDEVANENFLPRLWAKDPTLWKSAPDEKKLIKDALGWVALTQVMDDHVGEIEEFASEVKEAGFTDVVLLGMGGSSLAPLVFAESFGPTPGYPKLTVLDSTDPEALGAVDRAIDLAKTLFIVSSKSGSTIEPLSLFEFFHAKLLAIKGEAAGRNFIAITDPGTALEGFSRKFRFRKLFTNPRDIGGRFSALSYFGLVPAALMGVQVSRLLDYASRVQMSLDPCAAGDENPVLMLGAALGTLGRLGRDKLTFFISSGISSFGMWIEQLIAESTGKEGKGLVPVVGEPLGAPADYGHDRVFISITLGDEDEKLAKAMKSFAGAGHPVIDLRLADAYELGGEFLRWEAATAVAGQILGINPFDQPDVELAKKLTIARLSGIGKPGALKPPGVGAESNGFGVYFGRQTFEMLHPADNDVKKMLRDFLGLVREGDYIGLLAYYNPVDRGFEAEFTELRKALRDSTGAATQFGFGPRYLHSTGQLHKGGPKNGLFIILCHAPREDFKVPGSPFSFSDLELSQAYGDMEALDSKGLRVVLVGLKDPSIDSLKDFERLIKSEIS, from the coding sequence ATGAACCCCTTGCTTGAACTTAAGAGGCTGGGCCAGAGCATATGGTATGACAACCTTAGGAAGACGCTTGTCACCTCCGGGGAACTCAAGCGCATGTCGGAGGAATATGCCGTAACGGGCGTGTCTTACAACCCGGGCGCCTTCGAGAAGGCCATCATCGGCACGACCGAGTACGACGAGGAGATCTTGAGGCTTATGGCTGTGGGTCTTCCTGACGAGGGCATACTGAAGAGGCTTGTTACAAAGGTGGCGAGGCTCGCCGCCGACGTGATGGCCGCTATATACAAAGATACCAGGGGGCTTGACGGCTTTGTATCCGTTGAGGCAGACCCAGGGCTTTCGACGGACGCTGCCTCGATGATACAGGAAGCCAGGCGCCTTTTTGATGCCGTGGAAAGGCATAACGTAATGGTCAAGGTGCCTGCCACAAGGGAGGGCCTGAAGGCGCTTGAGGCCCTGACCTTTGAGGGGCTCTGCGTCAATGTGACCCTCCTTTTCTCGGTCGAACGCTATGAAGAGGCGGCCTGGGCGTATATAAGAGGGCTTGAGAAGAGGCTCGCCGAAGGCATGCCGATCGACAACATATCGAGTGTGGCGAGCATGTTCGTGAGCAGGGTCGATTCGCTATTCGACAGGATCCTGGAGGAGAGGATATCGCGTTCCAGGTCAAATGACGAAAAGGCGAGGCTTAAGGGGCTGCTGGGCAGGGTTGCGGCAGCTAACGCGAAGGGCGCGTACATGAAGTTCCAGGAGGTATACTCCTCCGAGAGGTTCAGGAGATTGAAAGACGCCGGGGCCAGGCCGCAAAGGCTCCTTTGGGCGAGCATCGGCACGAAAAACCCGCGCTATCCTGATACCAAATATATAGAGGAGCTGGTGCAGGGGGGGACCGTCTCCGCCATGCCTATTCATACCCTTCTCGCTTTCTACGACCACGGGAAGGCCAGGCCCACGCTTACCGAAGACCTTGACGGAGCGCTCAAGGTCTTCTCTGAACTTGAGGCCCTTGGGATAGACTATCAGGCCGCCACCTTGAGGCTTGAAAAGGAAGGGGTGGCGGCGTATTCCGATTCGTATATGGCGATCCTCCGTGCGATAGCCGAGAAGAGGGAGGCCATTGGGATGAAGAAGGCCGCTCCGGTGAGATATTCCCTTAACGGGTTCGAGTCGGCTGTGGGAGAGGCGCTCGACGAGGTAGCCAATGAGAACTTTCTACCGCGCCTCTGGGCCAAGGACCCTACCCTGTGGAAGAGCGCCCCTGACGAGAAGAAGCTCATAAAAGACGCGCTCGGCTGGGTGGCCCTGACCCAGGTGATGGACGACCATGTGGGGGAGATAGAGGAGTTTGCCAGCGAGGTCAAGGAGGCTGGCTTCACTGACGTGGTACTGCTCGGCATGGGCGGCAGCAGCCTCGCCCCGCTTGTCTTCGCCGAGAGCTTTGGGCCCACACCCGGGTACCCGAAGCTCACGGTACTGGACTCTACCGACCCCGAGGCCCTGGGCGCTGTCGACAGGGCCATAGACCTGGCAAAGACCTTATTTATAGTGTCGAGCAAGTCCGGCTCTACCATAGAGCCGTTGAGCCTTTTCGAATTCTTCCACGCGAAGCTCTTGGCCATAAAGGGAGAGGCCGCCGGGAGGAACTTCATAGCGATAACAGACCCGGGGACAGCTCTCGAGGGCTTCTCAAGGAAGTTCAGGTTCAGGAAGCTTTTCACCAACCCCAGGGACATAGGCGGCAGGTTCTCCGCCCTTTCATACTTCGGGCTCGTGCCAGCGGCCTTGATGGGCGTTCAGGTCTCAAGGCTCCTCGATTATGCCTCACGCGTGCAGATGTCCCTGGACCCATGTGCCGCCGGTGATGAAAACCCTGTCCTCATGCTCGGGGCCGCCCTCGGCACCCTCGGCAGGCTCGGCAGGGACAAGCTGACCTTCTTCATCTCAAGCGGGATATCGAGCTTCGGCATGTGGATAGAGCAGCTGATAGCCGAGAGCACCGGCAAGGAGGGCAAAGGGCTCGTTCCGGTAGTGGGCGAGCCCCTGGGCGCGCCGGCTGACTATGGCCATGACAGGGTCTTCATATCTATCACGCTCGGGGATGAGGATGAAAAGCTCGCCAAGGCGATGAAGTCCTTTGCAGGGGCAGGCCACCCTGTCATAGACTTGAGGCTCGCGGACGCCTACGAGCTCGGTGGCGAGTTCTTGAGGTGGGAGGCCGCAACCGCCGTAGCTGGACAGATACTCGGGATAAACCCGTTCGACCAGCCTGACGTGGAGCTTGCGAAAAAGCTGACTATTGCAAGGCTCAGCGGCATCGGAAAGCCTGGCGCGCTCAAGCCCCCCGGTGTCGGGGCCGAGTCAAACGGCTTCGGGGTCTACTTCGGAAGGCAGACCTTCGAGATGCTGCATCCCGCCGACAACGACGTGAAAAAGATGCTCAGGGACTTCCTGGGCCTCGTAAGGGAAGGCGACTATATCGGCCTGCTGGCCTATTACAACCCCGTTGACAGGGGGTTCGAAGCCGAGTTCACCGAGCTTAGGAAGGCGCTGAGGGATTCTACCGGCGCCGCAACACAGTTCGGGTTCGGCCCCAGGTACCTCCATTCAACGGGGCAGCTCCACAAGGGCGGGCCGAAGAACGGCTTATTTATCATACTCTGCCATGCGCCAAGGGAGGACTTCAAGGTGCCGGGAAGCCCCTTCAGCTTCTCCGACCTCGAGCTTTCACAGGCATACGGGGACATGGAGGCGCTCGACTCAAAGGGCTTGAGGGTCGTGCTCGTAGGCTTGAAGGACCCCTCTATCGATTCTCTGAAGGATTTTGAGCGCCTCATTAAATCCGAAATCTCGTAA
- a CDS encoding 6-phosphogluconate dehydrogenase (decarboxylating), producing the protein MDIGIIGLGRMGLNMARRLVRGGHRVAGYNRTAQATKDAEAEGIEGAYSLAGLVEKLEAPRVIWLMLPAGSAVDLTIEALKPLLSKDDILVDGGNSYYKDDLRRFDDLKKLGISYVDAGVSGGIWGLENGYCTMVGGERGSFERIEPLIKTLAPPEGYLYCGPAGAGHFTKMVHNGIEYGMMEAYAEGFELIKASPYGEGIKNSELARLWNRGSVIRSWLLELLEGPFSRDEGLSSVIGYVEDSGEGRWMVREAVDMGVAMPVITEALMRRFRSRQEEPFAEKVLAALRQEFGGHSVRRSGVKS; encoded by the coding sequence ATGGATATAGGGATAATAGGCCTGGGGCGCATGGGCCTCAACATGGCCAGGCGGCTTGTTCGCGGCGGGCACAGGGTGGCTGGATACAACAGGACCGCCCAGGCCACCAAAGACGCTGAGGCCGAAGGCATAGAGGGGGCGTATTCGCTTGCCGGGCTTGTTGAAAAACTTGAGGCCCCGCGAGTCATCTGGCTCATGCTGCCAGCCGGGAGCGCGGTAGACCTGACGATAGAAGCCTTAAAGCCCCTTCTCTCAAAGGACGATATACTGGTGGACGGGGGCAACAGCTACTATAAAGACGATTTGAGGCGTTTTGACGACCTTAAGAAGCTCGGCATAAGCTATGTCGACGCGGGGGTAAGCGGCGGCATCTGGGGGCTTGAGAACGGCTATTGCACGATGGTCGGGGGCGAAAGGGGCTCGTTTGAACGGATCGAGCCGCTCATCAAAACACTCGCGCCGCCCGAAGGCTATCTCTACTGCGGCCCCGCCGGAGCTGGGCATTTCACCAAGATGGTCCATAACGGGATAGAGTACGGGATGATGGAGGCGTATGCCGAGGGCTTCGAGCTCATAAAAGCCTCCCCGTACGGGGAAGGGATAAAAAATTCCGAGCTTGCCCGCCTCTGGAACCGGGGGAGCGTCATAAGGTCATGGCTCCTTGAGCTCCTTGAGGGGCCGTTCAGCAGGGATGAGGGGCTTTCCTCGGTCATAGGCTACGTTGAGGACTCAGGAGAAGGCAGGTGGATGGTCAGGGAAGCGGTAGATATGGGGGTAGCGATGCCGGTCATAACCGAGGCGCTCATGAGGAGGTTCCGTTCACGGCAGGAGGAGCCTTTCGCCGAAAAGGTGCTCGCGGCCTTGAGGCAGGAGTTCGGGGGGCACAGCGTCCGGCGCTCAGGCGTAAAGAGTTGA
- a CDS encoding glucose-6-phosphate dehydrogenase yields the protein MRENTDHTIRIGKVAETGQPCEEISPDPCALVIFGASGDLTRKKLMPALFFLFKNKLLSKNFFILGLARTVMDDLSFRADMEKAVKKAGNYDPAVWSEFAERLFYITTGYEKEGFAAAKKLVEEKGKEYATRGNRIFYLATPPSAYEDILEAAASSGLASDSEGWTRVVIEKPYGRDLESARKLEAAVSRRFREEQVFRIDHYLGKDTVQNIMMFRFANSIFEPIWSRHFIDHVQITVSETIGIEKRAAFYEEAGVLRDIFQNHMLQVLSFIAMEPPSVYESELVRNERVKVLRALRPLEDLKEDLVLGQYVEGEFDGRHARGYTEEEGVARDSAVPTFAAMRAYIDNWRWQGVPFYLRSGKRLKSRFTQITIQFKKVPHLMFGNVLSEEIGPNALIMRIQPDERIQLSFNAKNPGSRVCLRDVVMDFPYLAGYEGLVLDAYERVLMDCMTGDKMLFVRSDGMELSWKWLAPALEYSERADPGRPDLYLYRAGSHGPIEAERFMAQDGRSWVNYDK from the coding sequence ATGCGGGAGAATACGGACCATACGATACGCATAGGCAAGGTCGCAGAGACCGGCCAGCCATGCGAAGAGATCTCGCCTGACCCATGCGCCCTGGTCATATTCGGGGCCTCCGGCGACCTCACAAGGAAGAAGCTCATGCCGGCCCTCTTCTTCCTCTTCAAGAACAAGCTGCTTTCGAAGAACTTCTTCATCCTGGGGCTGGCACGGACCGTGATGGACGATCTCTCATTCAGGGCCGATATGGAGAAGGCGGTAAAGAAGGCCGGCAACTACGACCCCGCGGTCTGGTCCGAGTTCGCTGAAAGGCTCTTTTACATCACGACCGGGTATGAGAAAGAAGGCTTCGCTGCCGCGAAAAAGCTGGTCGAGGAGAAGGGGAAAGAGTACGCCACCCGCGGCAACAGGATATTCTATCTCGCGACACCCCCTTCGGCCTATGAAGATATCCTGGAGGCCGCGGCCTCTTCCGGCCTTGCCTCGGATAGCGAAGGCTGGACCAGGGTCGTCATAGAGAAGCCCTACGGCAGGGACCTTGAGAGCGCGCGCAAGCTCGAAGCGGCGGTGAGCCGCCGTTTCAGGGAGGAGCAGGTCTTCAGGATAGACCATTACCTCGGCAAGGACACGGTGCAGAACATAATGATGTTCAGGTTCGCCAACTCCATATTCGAGCCGATATGGAGCAGGCACTTCATCGACCACGTCCAGATAACCGTCTCTGAGACTATCGGCATAGAGAAGAGGGCGGCCTTCTACGAGGAGGCAGGGGTGCTCCGCGACATCTTCCAGAACCACATGCTGCAGGTGCTCTCTTTCATAGCCATGGAGCCGCCTTCTGTATACGAATCCGAACTTGTGAGGAACGAGAGGGTAAAGGTCTTGAGGGCGCTCAGGCCGCTTGAAGACTTGAAGGAGGACCTTGTCCTGGGCCAGTATGTCGAAGGCGAGTTTGACGGCAGGCACGCCAGGGGCTATACAGAAGAGGAAGGGGTGGCAAGGGATTCCGCGGTGCCGACATTCGCCGCCATGAGGGCATATATCGACAACTGGAGGTGGCAGGGCGTGCCATTCTACCTCCGGTCCGGGAAAAGGCTCAAGAGCCGCTTTACCCAGATAACCATACAGTTCAAGAAGGTGCCGCACCTCATGTTCGGGAACGTCCTCTCCGAGGAGATCGGCCCTAACGCCCTCATAATGAGGATTCAGCCAGACGAGAGGATACAGCTCAGCTTCAACGCCAAGAACCCCGGCTCAAGGGTCTGCCTCCGTGACGTCGTCATGGACTTCCCGTACCTGGCGGGCTACGAGGGGCTTGTGCTCGACGCCTATGAAAGGGTGCTGATGGACTGTATGACGGGGGACAAGATGCTCTTCGTGCGTAGCGACGGCATGGAACTGAGCTGGAAATGGCTCGCCCCGGCGCTTGAGTACTCCGAGCGCGCCGACCCCGGCAGGCCAGACCTTTATCTCTACAGGGCGGGCAGCCACGGCCCCATAGAGGCCGAGAGGTTCATGGCTCAAGACGGCAGGTCATGGGTCAACTATGACAAATGA
- a CDS encoding glucokinase: MTNEKLILAGDIGGTKTYLALFTIREHVLELAREASFSNARYNGPEAIFREFFSGNGVCMVEAAALGVACPVVGNRCALTNLDWVVDGEGLKKAFGIKRLVLVNDLAAIGWGVGLLGDSDIHILQEGSPLPGNAALLAAGTGLGEAMLFWDGGAHTPSASEGGHTDFAPRNAAEVELLNFLIAKYGHVSYERIVSGPGLENIYEFVKASGGRPEPEYLGKRFASEGVAPAVSDEAINGTDENCRTAIDIFVTIYGAEAGNLALKTLSTAGVYVGGGIAPKILKAMEAGEFLFAFRDKGRYRELMSKIPVKVILNDRAGLIGAANLAATLVDGQRARRIIMTGGLG; encoded by the coding sequence ATGACAAATGAGAAGTTGATACTGGCCGGGGATATCGGCGGCACAAAGACCTATCTGGCCCTCTTTACCATCAGGGAACATGTGCTCGAGCTTGCGCGCGAAGCCTCCTTCTCGAATGCGCGCTACAACGGGCCGGAGGCTATCTTCCGGGAATTCTTCTCCGGCAATGGGGTTTGTATGGTCGAGGCGGCGGCCCTGGGTGTAGCGTGCCCTGTCGTCGGGAACCGCTGCGCCCTTACCAACCTCGACTGGGTGGTTGACGGCGAGGGGCTTAAAAAGGCCTTTGGGATCAAAAGGCTCGTCCTTGTAAACGACCTGGCCGCTATCGGCTGGGGCGTTGGCCTCCTTGGAGATAGTGATATCCATATCCTTCAGGAAGGGAGCCCGCTGCCTGGGAACGCCGCGCTCTTAGCCGCGGGCACCGGCCTTGGCGAGGCCATGCTATTCTGGGACGGGGGCGCGCATACGCCTTCGGCCTCTGAGGGCGGGCATACGGACTTCGCCCCGAGGAACGCCGCCGAAGTAGAGCTTCTGAATTTTCTTATCGCGAAGTACGGCCACGTGAGCTATGAGAGGATAGTCTCAGGCCCGGGGCTTGAAAACATCTACGAGTTCGTTAAGGCAAGCGGCGGAAGGCCTGAGCCCGAGTACCTTGGAAAGAGGTTTGCCTCCGAAGGTGTTGCCCCGGCGGTATCTGACGAGGCGATAAACGGAACGGATGAGAACTGCAGGACGGCCATCGATATATTCGTTACAATATACGGCGCCGAGGCCGGGAACCTCGCGTTAAAGACGCTTTCGACCGCAGGGGTATATGTCGGGGGCGGGATAGCGCCCAAGATACTGAAGGCGATGGAGGCGGGGGAATTCCTCTTCGCCTTCAGGGACAAGGGCAGGTACAGGGAGCTTATGTCAAAGATCCCTGTCAAGGTCATCCTGAACGACAGGGCCGGGCTCATTGGCGCGGCCAACCTTGCCGCTACCCTTGTCGACGGCCAAAGGGCAAGGAGAATAATAATGACCGGCGGCCTGGGATAA
- a CDS encoding 6-phosphogluconolactonase, translating to MRRGLLIYDGRDELAMGAAAFFIDSCRNAISEKGLFTVVLSGGNTPIGLYKLLASGDFGGTVDWRAVHLFWGDERSVPPESAESNFNTVRRSLISKIDIPPGNIHRIKGELPPEEAASAYEKSIRDFFGLSSGELPRFDLVLLGMGADGHTLSIFPGTEAACNQEKLAAANYVDKLKAWRITLTLRAITDAVMTLFLVSGREKAEALKEVLVDGEGKYPASAVTGRKLLWLVDKEAALLMGE from the coding sequence ATGAGACGGGGCCTTCTGATATATGATGGCAGAGATGAGCTTGCCATGGGCGCGGCAGCTTTTTTTATCGACTCCTGCCGGAACGCGATAAGTGAAAAAGGTCTTTTTACCGTCGTCCTTTCAGGCGGAAATACGCCGATAGGGCTCTACAAGCTCCTTGCTTCCGGGGATTTCGGTGGCACAGTCGATTGGAGGGCGGTGCACCTTTTCTGGGGTGATGAAAGGTCTGTCCCCCCTGAAAGCGCGGAGAGTAACTTCAATACCGTCCGTCGGAGCCTCATCTCCAAAATAGATATCCCGCCCGGCAATATCCATCGCATAAAAGGCGAGCTTCCCCCGGAAGAGGCGGCCTCTGCCTATGAAAAGAGCATACGGGACTTCTTCGGCCTCTCGTCAGGCGAACTGCCCAGGTTTGATCTGGTGCTCCTCGGCATGGGCGCCGATGGGCATACCCTTTCGATATTCCCGGGGACAGAGGCCGCCTGTAATCAGGAAAAGCTCGCGGCGGCGAATTATGTCGACAAGCTCAAGGCCTGGAGGATAACCCTCACGCTAAGGGCCATAACAGACGCGGTGATGACCCTTTTCCTGGTCTCTGGAAGGGAGAAGGCAGAGGCCCTTAAAGAGGTCCTTGTTGACGGGGAAGGGAAGTATCCGGCATCCGCCGTAACGGGGCGAAAGCTCCTGTGGCTTGTCGATAAAGAGGCGGCCTTGTTGATGGGGGAGTGA
- a CDS encoding aspartate--tRNA ligase, with the protein MLEKMGSWRRSSFCGEHTPADIGKKTCLMGWVQRRRDHGGLIFIDLRDRAGVVQLVFSPDSPNNVHDKAHGIRNEFVLAVQGLVRKRPEGTENPNLSTGLVEIEVHELRVLNDSESLPFMIEDDTDVAETTRLTYRYLDLRRPSLQKKLMLRHKVAMATRNYLAENGFIEVETPVLTKSTPEGARDFLVPSRLNPGHFFALPQSPQLFKQILMVSGFDRYFQIVKCFRDEDLRADRQPEFTQIDAEMSFVDREDVITVMEGLVVRIFRENGVEVNPPFPRLTYAEAVGRFGVDNPDVRFGLELNDLTALLSGSGFKVFADTAAKGGVIKALCVKGGASFSRKDLDDLTEFAVSFGAKGLAWVKITDEGWQSPIAKFLTDAEKEGIAKGTGADKGDLLLFGADRAATANTVLGRLRLNVGGRLGLIPKEGLNFVWVTDFPMFEYDEADKRHVAVHHPFTAPMDEDLDKIESEPLKVRAKAYDLVLNGSEIGGGSIRIHRSDVQALVFEMLGIHKEEAQARFGFLLDALKFGTPPHGGIAFGLDRVMSIMTGSDSIRDVIAFPKTQKGTDLMTDAPSGVDQKQLDDLFIRVAKKQPDKIGA; encoded by the coding sequence TTGCTCGAGAAAATGGGTAGCTGGAGAAGGAGTTCCTTTTGCGGGGAGCATACGCCCGCCGATATAGGGAAAAAGACCTGCCTCATGGGATGGGTCCAGAGGAGGAGGGACCACGGCGGCCTTATATTTATAGACTTAAGGGACAGGGCCGGCGTCGTCCAGCTTGTCTTCAGCCCGGACAGCCCCAATAACGTCCATGATAAGGCCCACGGCATAAGAAACGAGTTCGTGCTCGCGGTCCAGGGCCTTGTAAGGAAGCGCCCGGAGGGGACGGAGAACCCGAACCTTTCTACGGGGCTGGTAGAGATCGAGGTCCATGAGCTAAGGGTGCTGAACGACTCCGAATCGCTCCCTTTCATGATAGAGGACGACACCGACGTTGCCGAGACGACGAGGCTTACGTACAGGTACCTTGACTTAAGGAGGCCGTCCCTCCAGAAAAAGCTGATGCTCAGGCACAAGGTCGCGATGGCGACGAGGAACTACCTCGCGGAGAACGGCTTTATAGAGGTAGAGACCCCGGTGCTTACGAAGAGCACCCCTGAGGGCGCAAGGGACTTCCTCGTCCCGAGCAGGCTTAACCCCGGACATTTCTTCGCGCTGCCGCAGTCGCCGCAGCTCTTTAAGCAGATCCTTATGGTATCAGGCTTCGACAGGTACTTCCAGATAGTGAAGTGCTTCAGGGACGAGGACCTGAGGGCAGACCGCCAGCCGGAGTTCACTCAGATAGACGCGGAGATGAGCTTTGTCGACAGGGAGGACGTCATCACTGTCATGGAAGGGCTAGTAGTGCGCATATTCAGGGAGAACGGGGTCGAGGTAAACCCGCCCTTCCCCAGGCTCACCTACGCCGAGGCCGTCGGCAGGTTCGGGGTTGATAACCCTGACGTAAGGTTCGGCCTTGAGCTTAACGACCTTACCGCCCTCCTCTCCGGCTCTGGCTTCAAGGTATTCGCGGATACGGCCGCGAAAGGCGGCGTCATAAAGGCGCTTTGCGTCAAGGGGGGAGCCTCTTTTTCAAGGAAGGACCTCGACGACCTCACCGAGTTCGCCGTCTCCTTCGGCGCAAAGGGGCTCGCGTGGGTAAAGATAACCGACGAGGGGTGGCAGTCTCCGATAGCTAAGTTCCTGACAGACGCAGAGAAGGAAGGGATAGCGAAGGGCACCGGGGCCGACAAAGGCGACCTGCTTCTCTTTGGCGCTGACAGGGCCGCGACAGCAAATACGGTATTGGGAAGGCTCAGGCTCAACGTCGGCGGAAGGCTCGGGCTCATCCCCAAAGAGGGCTTGAACTTTGTCTGGGTGACTGATTTCCCGATGTTCGAGTACGACGAGGCCGACAAGAGGCACGTAGCCGTCCACCATCCCTTTACCGCGCCCATGGACGAGGACCTCGACAAGATAGAGAGCGAGCCGCTGAAGGTCAGGGCAAAGGCATACGACCTGGTCTTGAACGGCAGCGAGATAGGCGGCGGGTCGATAAGGATACACAGGAGCGACGTGCAGGCCCTGGTCTTTGAGATGCTCGGCATACATAAAGAGGAGGCGCAGGCAAGGTTCGGCTTCCTCCTTGACGCGTTGAAGTTCGGCACCCCGCCCCACGGCGGCATTGCCTTCGGCCTGGACAGGGTGATGTCCATAATGACCGGGTCAGATTCCATACGCGACGTCATAGCCTTCCCCAAGACCCAGAAGGGGACGGACCTCATGACCGACGCGCCCTCTGGTGTCGACCAGAAGCAGCTGGATGATCTCTTCATAAGGGTGGCGAAGAAGCAGCCGGACAAGATAGGGGCTTAA
- a CDS encoding LPS export ABC transporter permease LptG yields MKILQRYMLSEFLKLLAIAGAGFLVLFITVDLFENMDNLIKHDVPFFAAFSFFLYKVPFIIGQVSPIAALVASLLSLGLLSKHGEITAMKAGGVKLLKAVYPLLAAGLAISLAVILMNEYVAPAALKKADSFRNKWFGEHGGTFGREGLWVKTNEGILNVKHVDFANDRLYGITYFIIGKPFSLSGRVQAKSAAWTGEQWVAEGATAWAFTEGAEAAREERAEYVLSGVVEPEELVNMENFQQNLSFADLRAYVKELEKEGYEATKYKIDLWDKLTFPLVNFIMVLVGIPFALKTGRHSGIAAGVGLSIVIAFSYWGVFALTRSLGQAQMVPPVVAAVFPDLLFLAIGALMIGYVKE; encoded by the coding sequence ATGAAGATACTCCAACGGTACATGCTCTCGGAGTTCCTTAAGCTCCTCGCCATAGCCGGGGCAGGCTTCCTCGTCCTTTTCATAACCGTCGACCTCTTCGAGAACATGGACAACCTCATAAAGCATGATGTCCCCTTCTTTGCCGCCTTCAGCTTCTTCCTCTACAAGGTGCCTTTCATAATAGGCCAGGTGTCCCCGATTGCGGCCCTCGTTGCTTCGCTCCTGTCTTTGGGGCTGCTTTCAAAGCACGGGGAGATAACCGCCATGAAGGCCGGTGGCGTAAAACTCCTGAAGGCGGTATATCCGCTCCTTGCCGCCGGGCTCGCGATAAGCCTCGCGGTCATCCTCATGAACGAATATGTCGCGCCGGCGGCGCTTAAAAAGGCCGACTCGTTCAGGAATAAGTGGTTCGGCGAGCATGGGGGCACCTTCGGCAGGGAAGGGCTCTGGGTCAAGACAAACGAAGGCATCCTGAATGTAAAGCACGTGGACTTCGCCAATGACCGGCTCTACGGGATAACCTATTTCATAATCGGGAAGCCCTTCAGCTTAAGCGGCAGGGTCCAGGCAAAGTCAGCCGCGTGGACGGGGGAGCAATGGGTGGCCGAAGGCGCCACCGCCTGGGCCTTCACGGAGGGGGCTGAAGCGGCGCGGGAAGAGCGCGCCGAATACGTCTTGAGCGGTGTGGTAGAACCTGAAGAGCTTGTGAACATGGAGAATTTTCAGCAGAACCTGAGCTTCGCGGACCTCCGGGCCTACGTGAAAGAACTTGAGAAAGAGGGCTACGAAGCGACGAAATACAAAATAGACCTCTGGGACAAGCTCACCTTCCCGCTCGTCAACTTCATCATGGTGCTCGTGGGCATACCGTTCGCCCTGAAGACCGGCAGGCACAGCGGCATAGCGGCGGGAGTGGGCCTCAGCATCGTGATAGCCTTCAGTTACTGGGGGGTCTTTGCCCTGACGAGGTCATTGGGCCAGGCGCAGATGGTCCCGCCTGTCGTAGCAGCCGTCTTTCCCGACCTTCTTTTCCTCGCCATAGGGGCGCTGATGATAGGGTACGTGAAGGAATAG